From Cyclobacteriaceae bacterium, a single genomic window includes:
- a CDS encoding peptidylprolyl isomerase — MNKLFTVVLTFLVLMTSCAQKNDVIVKIKTPYGEMIAILYDDTPLHKENFIKLAEAHYFDSLLFHRVIPDFMIQTGDSASRHANPGESLGRGGKRYTIPAEFLPNHFHEKGALSAARQGDHVNVTKASSGSQFYIVDGAVLTPDDIRNMTCDVPKTMTGLRKMFDQLEYQPLLDSLNKLYYAGDMNAYQNRIIELAPRVERVTGIKTTKPPLSEDKQKIYTTAGGAPHLDGEYTVFGKVIKGLEVIDKIAAVPRDSLDRPLEDVRMISVTIEKMSKKKITKDYGYVFPVVEKK; from the coding sequence ATGAATAAACTATTTACCGTTGTCCTCACATTTCTGGTGCTCATGACAAGCTGCGCACAGAAAAATGATGTTATTGTAAAAATCAAGACACCGTATGGCGAAATGATTGCCATATTATATGATGATACCCCACTGCATAAAGAGAATTTCATCAAGCTTGCAGAGGCGCATTATTTTGACAGCCTTTTATTTCACCGCGTTATTCCTGACTTCATGATTCAGACGGGGGATTCAGCATCACGTCATGCTAATCCGGGTGAGTCTTTAGGCCGTGGAGGAAAAAGATATACTATTCCTGCTGAATTTCTCCCCAATCATTTCCATGAAAAAGGCGCACTATCAGCGGCCCGTCAGGGTGATCATGTAAATGTTACTAAAGCCTCCAGCGGAAGTCAGTTTTATATTGTGGATGGAGCTGTTCTTACCCCTGATGATATTAGAAACATGACTTGTGATGTACCTAAGACGATGACAGGTCTGAGGAAAATGTTTGATCAACTGGAGTATCAGCCATTGCTCGACTCGCTCAATAAATTATACTATGCAGGAGATATGAATGCCTATCAAAACCGGATCATTGAACTTGCACCACGTGTTGAAAGAGTAACGGGTATAAAGACAACAAAGCCTCCATTATCAGAAGATAAGCAGAAAATCTACACGACAGCCGGTGGAGCTCCTCATCTGGATGGAGAATATACTGTGTTCGGAAAAGTAATTAAGGGGCTGGAAGTAATTGATAAAATCGCTGCTGTGCCAAGAGATTCACTGGATCGACCTTTGGAAGATGTAAGGATGATCAGCGTCACAATCGAAAAGATGTCAAAGAAAAAGATCACAAAGGATTACGGCTATGTATTTCCAGTCGTTGAAAAGAAGTAA
- a CDS encoding alkaline phosphatase family protein translates to MKHLIFIILTVAALSLSAQDKPKLVVGIVVDQMRQEYLYRFEKKFGPGGFKRLMSDGFMLKNAHYNYVPTYTGPGHASVYTGTTPAIHGIIANDWFDKTLKKAVNCVGDENQKPVGIEVGNGDVSPWRLLSTTITDELKLATQKRGKVIGLSMKDRGAVLPAGHMADGAYWFDSPSGKFISSTYYKPGLPLWLEKVNSLNLADQYLNREWKTLLPVEQYTESGPDDSPYENRIKGKEEKPVFPYNLRQMRTKSTGYELIVASGFGCDLLTDVVKAALDGEELGKDEITDFLTVSYSSPDYVGHAMGPNSVEIEDTYLRLDRNIQDLLSELDKKVGTGQYIVFLTADHAVSDVPQYLKDNKIPAGLFRESFAEAGINDFLKKYFPDKKIVEKISNDQVFLNQEAFTGDPKSTGVDRLIVTELITQYLMGTDGVANVFTSSSLRSSDYGEKGLKGSVVRGFNPKRSGDIAFVLEPNWLSSSYVTGTTHGSGYTYDTHVPILFYGWGVRKGSSSQLHVITDIAPTLSVLLKIKFPSGCTGQPITEITD, encoded by the coding sequence ATGAAGCATTTGATTTTTATTATCCTGACAGTGGCTGCCTTAAGCCTTAGTGCCCAGGACAAACCCAAGTTGGTAGTTGGTATTGTAGTGGATCAAATGAGGCAGGAATATCTATATCGTTTCGAAAAGAAATTTGGCCCGGGAGGATTTAAACGGCTTATGTCCGATGGGTTCATGCTCAAAAATGCGCACTATAATTATGTGCCAACATATACCGGTCCGGGACATGCTTCGGTTTATACAGGTACTACACCTGCCATTCATGGAATAATTGCAAATGATTGGTTTGATAAGACTTTAAAGAAAGCCGTGAATTGCGTTGGCGATGAGAATCAAAAACCTGTTGGGATTGAAGTAGGGAATGGCGACGTATCTCCCTGGAGATTACTTTCCACAACTATTACAGACGAATTAAAACTTGCCACCCAAAAGCGAGGTAAGGTTATTGGACTTTCTATGAAAGATCGCGGTGCGGTTCTTCCGGCTGGTCACATGGCTGATGGCGCATATTGGTTTGACTCACCAAGTGGTAAATTTATCAGCAGTACTTATTATAAACCAGGCTTGCCTCTGTGGCTTGAAAAAGTCAATTCATTGAATCTGGCAGATCAATACCTTAATCGGGAATGGAAGACTCTCTTGCCGGTTGAGCAATATACAGAGAGCGGTCCTGATGATTCTCCATATGAGAACAGAATAAAAGGCAAAGAAGAGAAGCCGGTGTTTCCATACAATCTCAGACAGATGAGAACAAAATCAACCGGCTATGAATTGATTGTAGCATCAGGCTTTGGTTGTGATCTTTTAACAGATGTTGTGAAGGCAGCATTGGATGGAGAGGAGCTTGGTAAGGATGAGATCACTGACTTTTTAACGGTCTCTTATTCAAGTCCTGATTATGTGGGTCACGCAATGGGCCCCAACTCAGTAGAAATTGAAGATACCTATCTCCGCCTCGATAGGAATATCCAGGATCTTTTGAGTGAGCTGGATAAGAAAGTAGGAACAGGACAGTATATCGTGTTCCTGACCGCAGATCACGCTGTTTCTGATGTTCCTCAATATCTCAAGGACAATAAAATTCCTGCGGGATTATTCCGTGAATCATTTGCAGAGGCAGGTATTAATGATTTCCTGAAAAAATACTTCCCAGACAAAAAGATTGTGGAGAAAATCAGCAATGATCAGGTGTTTTTAAATCAGGAAGCCTTCACAGGAGATCCCAAATCAACCGGAGTTGACAGGTTAATTGTAACAGAATTGATCACTCAGTATCTGATGGGTACAGATGGTGTTGCCAATGTATTCACCTCAAGTTCGCTTCGTTCTTCCGACTACGGAGAGAAGGGTCTCAAGGGAAGTGTTGTTAGAGGTTTCAATCCCAAACGTTCCGGTGATATTGCATTTGTGCTGGAGCCAAACTGGTTATCAAGTTCTTATGTAACAGGAACTACCCACGGCTCTGGATATACGTATGATACTCACGTTCCGATTTTATTTTATGGGTGGGGTGTAAGAAAAGGAAGTTCTTCACAACTTCATGTTATCACTGATATTGCGCCGACGTTATCAGTTCTGCTGAAAATAAAATTTCCCAGTGGCTGTACTGGTCAGCCGATTACAGAAATCACGGATTAA
- a CDS encoding SDR family oxidoreductase, with product MKILVTGSNGLLGQKLTLLLENDPTIEVIATARGKLTYALSRGKFEPLDVTNEEQVSRVIKSVNPDVVIHTAAMTQVDQCETEREICWLNNVTAVEHIVKACEQINAHLIHISTDFIFDGTEGPLDENAIPNPISYYGESKLAGEKAVQQSKLRWAILRTVLVYGVTPDMSRSNIVLWVKKSLEDGKTINVVNDQWRTPTLAEDLAMGSMLAAKKKATGVFNISGEKMMTPYDIALETADFFKLDKALIKKTDSTQFKQTANRPPKTGFIIEKAKRELGYQPHSFSEGLSTIKSQLENLKIR from the coding sequence ATGAAAATTCTCGTTACCGGATCTAATGGGTTACTAGGTCAGAAGCTTACCCTTCTGCTTGAAAATGATCCTACCATCGAAGTGATAGCCACCGCCAGAGGGAAGCTTACCTATGCGTTATCCCGTGGAAAATTTGAACCACTGGATGTTACGAATGAGGAACAAGTTAGCAGGGTTATAAAATCTGTCAATCCGGATGTAGTCATTCATACTGCTGCGATGACTCAGGTAGATCAATGTGAAACTGAACGGGAAATCTGCTGGCTAAATAATGTTACTGCAGTTGAACATATTGTAAAAGCTTGTGAGCAAATCAACGCGCATCTGATCCATATTTCGACAGATTTTATTTTTGACGGAACAGAAGGTCCTCTTGATGAAAACGCTATCCCCAATCCTATAAGTTATTATGGTGAAAGCAAGCTTGCTGGAGAAAAAGCCGTTCAACAAAGCAAATTAAGATGGGCAATTTTGCGGACCGTACTTGTGTATGGAGTTACACCTGATATGAGCCGATCCAATATTGTCCTTTGGGTTAAGAAAAGTCTGGAGGATGGCAAAACCATCAATGTTGTCAATGATCAATGGCGCACTCCTACCCTTGCAGAAGATCTTGCGATGGGCAGCATGTTAGCCGCAAAGAAAAAAGCTACAGGAGTTTTTAATATCTCTGGCGAAAAGATGATGACGCCGTATGATATCGCCTTAGAAACAGCAGATTTTTTCAAGCTGGATAAGGCCTTGATAAAAAAGACAGATTCAACCCAATTCAAACAAACAGCAAACCGGCCGCCAAAGACAGGGTTTATTATAGAAAAAGCAAAACGCGAATTGGGCTACCAACCTCACTCATTTTCAGAAGGACTCAGTACAATTAAAAGTCAACTTGAAAATCTAAAGATTCGATAA
- a CDS encoding amino acid permease, which yields MSENKFKPVMGLWDGTMIVVGSMIGSGVFIVGADILRNVGSAGWLVGVWLITGFMTITAAVSYGELSGMFPKAGGQYVYLKESYNPLVGFLYGWSFFMIIQTGTIAAVGVAFSKFLAYLVPAASEDIILLSLGSINISPAQVISIVLIIFLTYVNTRGVEGGKSIQSVFTVTKIASLFGLIVFGFIMMDKNVWDANWTNAWDMHKLNADGTFETYMTIGAFGAIASAMVGSIFSSDAWNSVTFIGGEMKNPQRNIGLSLFLGTFIVTIIYVSANLMYTAVLPLGEIAFADKDRVAVAASNVIFGNAGTIVIALMIMVSTFGCNNGLILAGARVCYTMAKDGLFFKQAGQLNKFGVPQYALWVQCALSCFWCLSGKYGDLLDMVSFVVVLFYILTIIGIFILRKKRPEAERPYKAFGYPFLPAIYIAMGTMFCTLLIIYKPKFTWPGLIIALIGIPVYYLVMSQKKEAKG from the coding sequence ATGAGTGAGAATAAATTTAAACCGGTAATGGGACTTTGGGATGGAACGATGATCGTGGTTGGATCCATGATTGGTTCCGGTGTGTTTATTGTCGGAGCAGATATCCTGAGAAATGTCGGCAGCGCAGGATGGCTGGTAGGAGTTTGGTTGATCACTGGATTCATGACAATTACTGCTGCGGTCAGTTATGGTGAGTTGAGTGGGATGTTCCCAAAAGCAGGTGGTCAGTATGTCTACCTTAAAGAATCTTATAATCCACTCGTTGGATTTTTATATGGCTGGAGTTTCTTCATGATCATTCAAACCGGAACGATTGCTGCGGTAGGTGTGGCGTTCTCCAAATTCCTGGCTTACCTCGTGCCTGCCGCAAGTGAAGATATTATTTTGCTGAGTCTGGGTTCAATAAACATTTCACCGGCACAGGTGATATCCATCGTCCTTATTATTTTCCTGACTTATGTCAATACACGTGGAGTAGAAGGAGGAAAGTCTATTCAAAGTGTATTTACAGTAACAAAGATCGCAAGCTTGTTTGGCCTTATCGTTTTTGGATTCATCATGATGGATAAAAATGTCTGGGACGCCAACTGGACGAATGCCTGGGATATGCATAAGCTAAATGCTGATGGAACTTTTGAAACCTACATGACCATTGGCGCCTTCGGTGCAATAGCCTCTGCCATGGTAGGTTCAATCTTCAGCAGCGATGCATGGAACAGTGTGACCTTCATCGGTGGTGAGATGAAAAACCCACAACGAAATATTGGTCTCAGCTTATTTCTCGGGACTTTCATTGTGACGATAATCTACGTCTCAGCGAATCTTATGTACACAGCAGTGCTGCCGTTAGGTGAGATTGCTTTTGCTGATAAAGATCGTGTTGCAGTGGCCGCCTCAAACGTAATTTTTGGAAATGCAGGAACGATCGTCATCGCATTAATGATCATGGTATCTACATTTGGATGTAACAATGGATTGATCCTTGCGGGTGCCCGTGTTTGCTATACAATGGCCAAGGACGGATTGTTTTTTAAACAGGCAGGACAGTTGAATAAGTTTGGTGTTCCTCAGTATGCACTTTGGGTGCAATGCGCACTTTCATGCTTCTGGTGCCTCAGTGGAAAGTATGGCGACCTTCTGGACATGGTATCCTTCGTGGTGGTATTATTCTATATCCTTACCATCATTGGAATTTTTATCTTAAGAAAGAAGCGTCCTGAAGCGGAACGTCCTTATAAAGCTTTTGGATACCCCTTCTTGCCGGCTATTTATATAGCGATGGGTACAATGTTTTGTACACTTTTGATTATTTATAAACCCAAATTCACCTGGCCAGGGCTGATCATAGCGTTGATTGGTATTCCGGTTTATTACTTAGTGATGAGCCAGAAGAAGGAGGCTAAGGGTTAA
- a CDS encoding DNA polymerase III subunit, which translates to MRFSDIPGLNEIKQKLIRSAKDGKIAHAQLFMGREGALNLPLAIAYVTYLHCTNRGETDACGTCSACTKNLKYIHPDTHFVFPVSNVKADKDDDRFRADTMKNWRAFLLEQPFGNVSDWTTSYGGEDKQAIISREESREIVKTLSLKPFESPIKAMIIWQPEYMHSSAANGILKIVEEPPPNTFFILVSNNAERLLPTILSRTQHVLVPLLSDDDLEKFLSQQPGLEEKKKRKIIGDAEGNVRLALSLIETEEEDNHERMARWMRACFKRDYATFLALMDEFHEADRLQQQSLLHYTLTMMREALLTLSGADSILRSRDAEQKFIQDFSKVMTVSRIERANHLITDATYHLERNGSAKMIFLDLSLQLSKVMNS; encoded by the coding sequence ATGAGATTCTCCGACATCCCAGGACTTAATGAAATAAAACAAAAGCTCATTCGCTCAGCGAAAGATGGCAAGATCGCACACGCTCAACTTTTTATGGGACGTGAGGGTGCACTTAATCTTCCCCTTGCCATCGCCTATGTTACTTATTTGCATTGTACCAATCGTGGCGAGACGGATGCCTGCGGAACGTGTTCTGCCTGCACCAAGAATTTAAAATACATTCATCCCGATACACATTTTGTTTTTCCGGTATCCAATGTAAAGGCCGATAAAGATGATGATCGATTTCGTGCTGACACGATGAAGAACTGGCGGGCATTTCTGCTGGAGCAACCTTTTGGAAATGTGAGCGACTGGACAACGTCTTATGGAGGAGAGGACAAGCAGGCAATCATTTCGCGGGAAGAAAGTCGTGAGATCGTTAAAACACTTTCATTAAAACCATTTGAAAGTCCGATCAAAGCTATGATCATCTGGCAACCGGAATACATGCACTCATCTGCCGCAAATGGCATTCTGAAAATTGTTGAAGAACCACCTCCTAATACATTCTTTATTCTCGTTTCAAATAATGCAGAACGACTGTTGCCTACAATTTTATCACGAACACAGCATGTGCTTGTTCCTCTTCTTTCGGATGATGATCTGGAAAAATTCCTTTCGCAGCAACCAGGTTTAGAGGAAAAGAAAAAGAGAAAGATCATTGGGGATGCTGAGGGAAATGTGCGGTTAGCATTATCACTGATCGAAACTGAGGAAGAAGACAATCACGAAAGAATGGCCCGGTGGATGCGTGCGTGCTTCAAGCGTGATTATGCAACGTTCCTTGCATTGATGGATGAATTTCATGAAGCCGATCGCCTCCAACAGCAATCGTTGTTACACTATACTCTCACCATGATGCGTGAGGCATTGCTTACATTGTCGGGAGCTGATTCTATTTTAAGAAGTCGTGATGCGGAACAGAAATTCATTCAGGATTTCAGCAAAGTAATGACCGTTAGCCGGATTGAAAGAGCCAACCACTTGATCACAGACGCCACTTACCATCTTGAAAGAAATGGAAGCGCAAAGATGATATTCCTTGATCTGTCCCTGCAGCTATCGAAGGTGATGAATTCCTGA
- a CDS encoding glucose-1-phosphate thymidylyltransferase: MNPIVFDDPSIRTNLLPFTFTRPVGAIRIGILTIIEKWEKHLGTSASYLTQDYLSEKFLFSSASENLFINGAVCPDEELTKSINDLKIGEALTKDGTILACVSGNKDWNNPTSKKEYSGTVTLIDQVWKIFQYNGAQIRSDFNLITKGRKSAGISDPHTRTYSPENIFVEEGAVIQAATLNASTGPIYIGKNVQIQEGSLIRGPFSVGDESVVNMGAKMRSDTTVGPYCKVGGEISNAVIFGYSSKVHDGFLGSSVLGEWCNMGADTNTSNLKNNYDNVKLWNYGKQGFANTGLTFCGLMMGDHTKCGINSMFNTGTVAGVASNIFGDGYPRNFIPSFAWGGAAGFMTYQLNKVYETAAKAMERRNITLSEVDKKILKNVFDQCAGERVWEKKS; the protein is encoded by the coding sequence ATGAATCCAATTGTATTTGATGACCCTTCCATCCGTACGAATCTCCTGCCTTTCACTTTTACACGACCTGTTGGAGCTATCAGAATCGGCATTCTCACCATCATCGAAAAATGGGAGAAGCACCTGGGCACATCTGCTTCATACCTGACGCAGGATTATCTCTCTGAAAAATTTCTATTCTCTAGCGCATCTGAAAATCTGTTTATCAATGGAGCGGTTTGCCCGGATGAAGAGCTTACAAAAAGCATCAATGACCTTAAGATTGGTGAAGCGTTAACAAAAGATGGTACTATCCTAGCTTGTGTTTCGGGGAACAAAGACTGGAACAATCCAACTTCAAAAAAAGAATACAGCGGCACAGTTACCTTAATCGATCAGGTTTGGAAAATATTCCAGTACAATGGTGCTCAGATCCGTTCCGATTTTAACCTGATCACAAAAGGAAGAAAATCAGCAGGGATCAGTGATCCCCACACAAGGACTTATTCTCCTGAAAATATTTTTGTTGAAGAAGGTGCCGTGATACAAGCAGCAACTCTTAACGCATCAACAGGACCCATCTACATTGGTAAAAATGTTCAGATACAGGAAGGTTCTTTAATACGTGGCCCCTTCTCTGTTGGTGATGAATCTGTAGTGAATATGGGGGCCAAGATGCGCAGCGATACAACGGTAGGACCTTATTGCAAGGTCGGCGGTGAAATCAGCAATGCGGTGATCTTTGGCTATAGCAGCAAAGTTCATGATGGATTCCTGGGAAGTTCTGTTCTTGGTGAATGGTGCAACATGGGTGCGGATACCAACACCTCGAATCTCAAGAACAACTATGATAATGTGAAGCTCTGGAATTATGGCAAGCAGGGCTTTGCCAATACAGGATTAACATTTTGCGGATTGATGATGGGGGATCATACCAAATGTGGAATTAATTCAATGTTTAATACGGGCACTGTGGCAGGCGTTGCATCTAATATTTTTGGTGACGGATATCCAAGGAACTTCATCCCATCTTTTGCGTGGGGTGGTGCCGCAGGCTTCATGACATATCAATTGAATAAAGTTTATGAAACGGCGGCGAAAGCCATGGAAAGAAGAAACATTACATTGTCAGAAGTAGATAAGAAGATATTGAAAAATGTTTTTGATCAGTGCGCAGGTGAACGCGTTTGGGAAAAGAAATCATGA